From Kineosporia succinea, the proteins below share one genomic window:
- a CDS encoding amidase: MGSLAEQTRWLDLTDQKDLLARGQIKPADLLDAAIERIEHLDPALNAVTTRYFDQAREAAGSAEGPLAGVPFLVKDLTADVAGQVRTDANSALKAQSRAADRDSPLVDLFRSAGLVVVGRTTSSEFGTLPTAESRAWGVTRNPWDLSRSPGGSSGGSAAAVAAGMVAAAHASDAAGSLRIPASGCGLVGLKPSRPADSGPPVSVQALISEFVVTRSVRDAALLLDLTQPGPTAADVTPAPLRIGLLDSRIDGSPVHPACAAAVRLAAGQLEELGHHVEPGFPTALGDATLGRLFSAYFATGILEVFEEVARRLGRELTEADVEPLNWALATLGAQMSSTERESAFAAAPAFIRSVLTWWDHYDLLLTPTTAEPSLPVGALGPEPANPLAGLERAQAFAPFTPFVNMTGQPAISLPLASDEQGRPTGVQLVGRPGAERVLLAVAAQLEVAAPWKDRRPPS, encoded by the coding sequence ATGGGTTCCTTGGCCGAACAGACCCGCTGGCTCGACCTCACCGATCAGAAAGACCTTCTCGCCCGGGGCCAGATCAAGCCCGCCGACCTGCTCGACGCCGCGATCGAGCGCATCGAGCACCTGGACCCGGCGCTGAACGCCGTCACCACCAGGTATTTCGATCAGGCCCGGGAAGCCGCCGGGAGCGCCGAGGGGCCCCTGGCGGGCGTCCCGTTCCTGGTCAAGGATCTCACCGCGGACGTGGCCGGCCAGGTGCGCACGGACGCGAACAGCGCGCTGAAGGCGCAGTCCCGGGCCGCGGACCGAGACAGCCCGCTGGTCGACCTGTTCCGCTCCGCCGGCCTCGTCGTCGTCGGGCGCACGACGAGTTCGGAGTTCGGCACGCTCCCCACCGCCGAGTCGCGGGCCTGGGGCGTGACCCGCAACCCGTGGGACCTCAGCCGATCGCCCGGAGGGTCCAGCGGAGGGTCGGCCGCCGCCGTCGCCGCCGGAATGGTCGCGGCCGCCCACGCGAGCGATGCCGCCGGTTCCCTGCGGATCCCGGCGTCCGGCTGCGGCCTGGTCGGGCTCAAGCCCTCGCGCCCGGCCGACTCCGGTCCGCCGGTCTCGGTCCAGGCCCTGATCTCGGAGTTCGTCGTGACCCGGTCGGTCCGGGACGCCGCCCTGCTGCTGGACCTCACGCAGCCCGGGCCCACGGCGGCTGACGTCACCCCGGCACCCCTGCGGATCGGCCTGCTGGACAGCCGGATCGACGGTTCGCCCGTGCACCCGGCCTGCGCCGCGGCCGTGCGCCTCGCGGCCGGGCAGCTCGAGGAACTGGGACATCACGTCGAGCCGGGTTTCCCCACGGCCCTGGGCGACGCGACGCTCGGCCGGCTTTTCTCCGCCTACTTCGCGACCGGCATCCTCGAGGTCTTCGAGGAGGTCGCGCGCCGGCTCGGCCGGGAACTGACCGAGGCCGACGTGGAACCCCTGAACTGGGCGCTGGCCACGCTCGGCGCCCAGATGAGCTCCACCGAGAGGGAATCCGCCTTCGCCGCTGCCCCCGCCTTCATCCGGTCGGTGCTGACGTGGTGGGACCACTACGACCTGCTCCTCACCCCGACCACGGCCGAACCCTCCTTGCCCGTCGGAGCTCTCGGCCCGGAACCGGCCAACCCGCTGGCCGGTCTGGAACGGGCTCAGGCCTTCGCCCCGTTCACGCCGTTCGTGAACATGACCGGCCAGCCCGCGATCTCACTGCCGCTGGCCTCCGACGAGCAGGGCCGCCCCACGGGCGTGCAGCTGGTGGGCCGCCCGGGGGCCGAGCGGGTCCTGCTGGCCGTGGCCGCGCAGCTGGAGGTCGCGGCGCCGTGGAAGGACCGCCGACCGCCGTCGTAG
- a CDS encoding ABC transporter permease: protein MRGVRLSPADLVGLGLVGLRTRKLRAALSALGIAVGIATTVVVSGIPASSQQALLRQLTLLGTNTLKAEVSTTGASPVRLPVDAARRAARIGPVETAAALGNTQQNVRRTDRSEPGDGVGISVLAAESGLPATVNATVASGRFLDAATERFPTVVLGHQAASWLGVARATPADSPMVFIGQRWFTVVGVLEPVRLAPELDQAVMVGVPAARSYLGYDGHPSTIYLKAREDSVEDVRDVLGATVHPQAAGLVQVSRPSDALAAKRATQSTYAGLFLGLSGVAVLVGGIGVANTMIISVLERRREIGLHRALGASGRQIRGQFLIEAALLSGFGGLAGTGIGVLATISYALHQNWPPVLPLTAVLAGLAGALVIGVVAGVYPAVRASRIAPSVAMAAPG, encoded by the coding sequence GTGAGAGGCGTGCGGCTCTCGCCGGCCGACCTCGTCGGGCTGGGCCTGGTCGGGTTGCGCACCCGCAAGCTCCGGGCGGCGCTGTCGGCCCTGGGGATCGCCGTCGGGATCGCGACCACGGTCGTGGTCTCCGGCATCCCGGCCTCCAGCCAGCAGGCCCTGCTGCGCCAGCTGACGCTCCTGGGCACGAACACGCTCAAGGCCGAGGTCTCCACGACCGGCGCGAGCCCGGTCCGGCTCCCCGTCGACGCGGCCCGGCGCGCCGCCCGGATCGGGCCGGTCGAGACGGCCGCCGCGCTCGGCAACACCCAGCAGAACGTGCGCCGCACCGATCGCTCCGAACCGGGCGACGGCGTCGGGATCAGCGTGCTGGCGGCCGAGAGCGGCCTGCCGGCGACGGTGAACGCGACGGTGGCGTCCGGTCGTTTCCTCGACGCGGCCACCGAGCGCTTTCCCACGGTCGTGCTCGGGCACCAGGCCGCCTCGTGGCTGGGGGTCGCGCGGGCCACCCCGGCCGACTCCCCCATGGTGTTCATCGGGCAGCGCTGGTTCACCGTGGTCGGGGTGCTCGAACCGGTGCGCCTGGCCCCGGAACTCGACCAGGCCGTCATGGTGGGTGTCCCCGCGGCCCGGAGCTACCTGGGCTACGACGGGCACCCCTCGACCATCTACCTGAAGGCCCGGGAGGACTCCGTCGAGGACGTGCGCGACGTGCTCGGCGCCACCGTGCACCCCCAGGCGGCGGGGCTGGTGCAGGTGAGCCGGCCGTCCGACGCGCTCGCCGCCAAGAGGGCCACCCAGAGCACGTACGCGGGCCTGTTCCTGGGGCTGTCCGGGGTGGCGGTGCTGGTCGGCGGGATCGGGGTGGCGAACACCATGATCATCTCGGTGCTGGAGCGGCGCCGGGAGATCGGCCTGCACCGGGCGCTGGGGGCCAGCGGACGGCAGATCCGCGGGCAGTTCCTGATCGAGGCGGCGCTGCTGTCCGGGTTCGGCGGGCTGGCCGGGACCGGGATCGGGGTGCTGGCCACGATCTCCTACGCCCTGCACCAGAACTGGCCGCCGGTGCTGCCTCTCACCGCCGTGCTCGCCGGTCTGGCCGGCGCCCTGGTCATCGGCGTGGTGGCCGGGGTGTACCCGGCGGTGAGGGCGTCGCGGATCGCCCCGTCGGTGGCGATGGCGGCGCCGGGGTGA